A window of the Comamonas sp. Y33R10-2 genome harbors these coding sequences:
- a CDS encoding SLC13 family permease produces the protein MNHPLQQHPVFAQLGASEQYVLTCNVQEITWNCARDLRQISPSAQVFGWFDDGTPIEAITADVHSNASELITPDLPGYGWVAPAALLSTLSQQRCTPRVSPAPFNIREALGWVLALSLPAWALLLMAGINDERTQWLIFSASLAAGLCVWVLNLAPPLIGALLALTLMMAGNHLPVQQALAGLTTGSFFLLLGMFGCSAAVQRSGLMPRLLSSLLRPLPRTPRIFQLALLLIGSAMTMFIPSSSGRLQLIAPMVSALATPLSRSALAFIALSACTFFSTSFLLGNAANFIVLGILPDHWQPYVNWSTWFQCAAIYTATMIASLVISTAFEGKKGPPHKELAPWTAPKLPPMGRKEQITLLSLIVLATGAATVHTHHIEMAWLALFILVLLMFTGVLPATRLHSDIQWSILIYLICTTGLARGFTFMGIEKVLLSQLDMLEPLIRDQQSIFLAMLIATILLLRLALPSVVCITTLCAILIPLADVHGLNPLVLGFVIVTASEIWFLPHQSSDFLMFRESCQCTHAESTFMLKRNALMQLTRIFALALSLPYWLSMGFIQ, from the coding sequence ATGAACCATCCGTTGCAGCAGCACCCGGTTTTTGCACAGCTAGGAGCGTCAGAGCAATATGTGCTGACTTGCAATGTTCAAGAAATCACTTGGAACTGCGCCAGGGACCTCCGGCAAATCAGCCCATCTGCTCAAGTATTCGGCTGGTTTGATGACGGAACGCCCATTGAGGCCATCACCGCTGACGTCCACAGCAACGCGTCTGAGCTGATTACTCCTGATTTACCCGGCTACGGCTGGGTCGCTCCGGCAGCCTTGCTCAGCACCCTCAGTCAGCAACGCTGCACACCACGCGTGTCACCTGCGCCATTCAATATTCGTGAAGCGCTTGGCTGGGTGCTCGCCCTATCACTACCCGCCTGGGCTCTGCTTCTCATGGCAGGTATCAACGATGAACGAACCCAGTGGTTGATCTTCTCCGCTTCATTGGCGGCAGGTTTATGTGTCTGGGTGTTGAACCTAGCGCCTCCGTTGATTGGAGCCTTGCTCGCATTAACACTCATGATGGCCGGTAACCATTTGCCAGTTCAACAGGCTCTTGCAGGGCTCACTACCGGAAGCTTCTTCTTACTATTGGGAATGTTTGGCTGTAGCGCTGCGGTACAGCGCAGCGGCTTGATGCCTCGCCTTTTAAGCAGTCTTTTGCGCCCACTGCCGCGTACCCCACGCATCTTTCAACTGGCATTGCTTCTGATCGGAAGCGCCATGACCATGTTTATCCCTAGCAGCAGCGGCCGCCTGCAACTGATTGCCCCCATGGTCAGCGCCCTGGCAACACCGTTGAGCCGAAGCGCCTTGGCATTCATCGCCCTGTCGGCCTGCACCTTTTTTTCAACTTCATTTCTGTTGGGTAATGCAGCCAATTTCATTGTGCTTGGCATCTTGCCTGACCACTGGCAGCCCTATGTCAACTGGAGCACCTGGTTTCAATGCGCTGCAATTTACACCGCAACAATGATCGCCAGCTTAGTCATCAGCACCGCTTTTGAGGGAAAAAAAGGCCCCCCCCATAAAGAATTGGCACCTTGGACAGCGCCTAAACTGCCTCCCATGGGGAGAAAAGAGCAGATTACTCTGCTGTCGTTAATCGTTTTGGCAACTGGCGCGGCAACAGTACATACACACCATATTGAAATGGCTTGGCTTGCACTTTTCATTTTGGTTTTACTGATGTTTACCGGAGTACTGCCCGCCACCAGGCTTCATAGCGACATTCAGTGGAGCATTCTAATTTACCTCATTTGCACAACAGGTCTGGCTCGCGGCTTTACTTTCATGGGCATAGAAAAAGTGCTGCTAAGTCAACTTGACATGCTTGAGCCACTGATTCGAGATCAGCAATCAATATTCCTCGCCATGCTGATTGCCACCATATTGCTGCTTCGTTTAGCTCTGCCTTCTGTGGTCTGCATTACAACGCTGTGCGCCATTCTTATACCTTTGGCAGACGTACATGGTTTAAATCCGCTGGTACTTGGCTTTGTCATTGTTACAGCCAGCGAGATTTGGTTTTTACCGCACCAAAGCTCGGACTTTCTAATGTTCAGAGAGTCCTGCCAATGCACGCATGCAGAAAGCACTTTTATGCTCAAGCGTAATGCGTTAATGCAATTGACTCGAATTTTTGCCTTGGCGCTCAGTCTTCCCTACTGGCTCTCCATGGGGTTCATTCAGTGA
- a CDS encoding GbsR/MarR family transcriptional regulator has product MQLSPIAERFVHHWGDMGNAWGVNRTVAQIHALLFFHGRPLNADDICETLGAARSNVSNSLKELLSWNLIRSSRKTGDRREYFETSADVWELLRTIVRERKQREFDPTSALLRNLIAQPEFEQETPDAQDRVHETLRLMDSLGIWTDEMLRLSPSTLDKILRMGASVQRFVRSS; this is encoded by the coding sequence ATGCAACTAAGTCCTATCGCCGAACGTTTTGTGCATCACTGGGGTGACATGGGAAACGCCTGGGGCGTCAACCGCACCGTGGCGCAGATCCATGCCTTGCTGTTCTTTCATGGCCGCCCGCTCAATGCCGATGACATCTGCGAAACACTGGGCGCTGCGCGCTCCAATGTGAGCAACAGCCTCAAGGAACTGCTGAGCTGGAATCTGATTCGCAGCAGCCGCAAAACAGGCGACCGGCGCGAATACTTTGAAACCTCGGCTGATGTATGGGAGCTGCTACGCACCATTGTGAGAGAGCGCAAGCAGCGGGAGTTTGACCCCACCAGCGCCCTGCTACGTAATTTGATTGCGCAGCCCGAGTTTGAGCAAGAAACACCCGACGCCCAAGACCGCGTGCACGAGACCCTGCGCCTGATGGACTCGCTAGGCATTTGGACAGATGAAATGCTGCGCTTATCCCCCTCTACGCTAGACAAAATTTTGCGTATGGGTGCCAGTGTGCAGCGCTTTGTGCGGAGTTCTTAA
- a CDS encoding NAD-dependent epimerase/dehydratase family protein codes for MRVLICGGTSFLGRHIVNALVQLGHDPVVRSRHSDPSLDFAQLRTAQDWMPHLQGIDAVINAVGALRNRPDADLQTLHMTAPAALFDACVQAGIRRVVQVSALGADKGDTLYATTKRAADDYLLALGQAGELNPAIVRPSIIFGEGGASSKLFILLAQLPVLPLPQIMRGSQIQPVAVRDVAQAIAKLASIEAAENTPSGVIEIGGPQALSIERFIATLRAQMQYGPATVRMLPNWLSSASAKLGDKISWMPWCSEAMALLEHDNVTDPATLRSLLGREPMNIYQMVASLPKGGPRG; via the coding sequence ATGCGAGTTCTAATTTGCGGTGGCACCAGTTTTTTGGGCCGTCATATCGTCAACGCCTTGGTGCAACTAGGCCACGACCCCGTCGTGCGCAGCCGTCATTCTGATCCGTCACTGGACTTTGCCCAGTTGCGCACCGCGCAAGACTGGATGCCGCACTTGCAAGGGATAGACGCCGTCATCAACGCCGTTGGCGCCCTGCGCAACCGGCCCGATGCCGATTTGCAAACCCTGCACATGACAGCGCCAGCCGCCTTGTTTGACGCCTGCGTACAAGCCGGCATACGCCGCGTAGTGCAGGTATCTGCGCTTGGTGCGGACAAGGGCGACACGCTTTACGCCACTACCAAGCGCGCGGCAGATGACTATTTACTGGCGCTGGGGCAAGCGGGCGAGCTCAACCCCGCCATTGTTCGCCCCAGCATCATTTTTGGCGAAGGTGGCGCCAGCAGCAAACTTTTTATTTTGCTGGCTCAACTTCCTGTTCTGCCTTTGCCGCAAATCATGCGTGGCAGCCAGATCCAGCCCGTCGCCGTGCGCGATGTGGCGCAAGCCATCGCCAAACTGGCAAGCATTGAGGCAGCAGAAAACACCCCAAGCGGCGTCATTGAGATCGGCGGCCCGCAAGCACTTTCCATCGAACGCTTTATCGCCACCCTGCGCGCACAAATGCAATACGGCCCCGCCACTGTGCGCATGCTGCCCAACTGGCTGAGCAGCGCTAGCGCCAAACTGGGCGACAAGATCAGCTGGATGCCCTGGTGCAGCGAAGCCATGGCCTTGCTTGAGCATGACAACGTAACCGACCCCGCCACCCTGCGCAGCCTGCTGGGGCGCGAGCCCATGAATATCTATCAAATGGTGGCCAGCCTACCCAAAGGAGGCCCCCGTGGATAA
- a CDS encoding DoxX-like family protein: MHATLVIVWLGTAAVSALDYFGLSSLNHEGARLLTDGGISDTRWQAVLIWSGLLADLLIGLALLLRPGRASYRAALWMMVAMTAVGTALQPALWLHPLGPLLKNLPIAAMLWFLLQTEKSTNTANTAGAADGLES, from the coding sequence ATGCACGCCACGCTAGTCATAGTCTGGCTAGGCACGGCCGCCGTCAGCGCTTTGGACTACTTCGGTCTGTCTAGCCTCAACCACGAAGGCGCACGCCTTTTGACTGATGGCGGCATAAGCGATACCCGGTGGCAAGCAGTACTTATTTGGTCTGGCCTGCTGGCAGATCTACTAATAGGTTTGGCTCTGTTGCTGCGCCCCGGCCGCGCAAGTTATAGGGCGGCACTGTGGATGATGGTTGCCATGACGGCGGTCGGCACCGCACTGCAACCCGCGCTGTGGCTGCACCCGTTGGGGCCTCTACTCAAAAATCTGCCCATCGCAGCCATGCTGTGGTTTTTGCTGCAGACCGAAAAATCCACGAATACCGCCAACACAGCCGGCGCGGCTGATGGGCTTGAATCATGA
- a CDS encoding DUF2269 domain-containing protein, which yields MNIYLLLKTLHILSSVLLVGTGLGSAFYMFFANRSGCVAAQAVVSRLVVRADWWFTTPCIFIQPITGLAMAYMAGWPLSTPWLALSLGLYVLAGICWLPVVWLQVRMAAIANEAHANNQPLPALFKHYQLRWETLGYPAFVAMAGTYYLMVNKPALWG from the coding sequence ATGAATATCTATCTGCTGCTCAAAACCCTGCATATCCTCTCCAGCGTTTTGCTGGTGGGAACGGGCCTTGGCTCGGCTTTTTATATGTTCTTTGCCAACCGCAGTGGCTGCGTTGCCGCTCAAGCAGTGGTTAGCCGCCTCGTCGTGCGGGCAGACTGGTGGTTTACCACGCCATGCATCTTTATTCAGCCGATAACAGGTCTTGCCATGGCTTATATGGCCGGCTGGCCGCTTTCCACCCCTTGGCTCGCACTATCGCTGGGGCTGTATGTGCTGGCCGGTATTTGCTGGCTGCCCGTGGTCTGGCTGCAAGTTCGCATGGCCGCCATAGCCAATGAAGCTCATGCAAACAATCAGCCCCTGCCAGCACTTTTCAAGCACTACCAACTGCGCTGGGAGACATTGGGCTACCCCGCTTTTGTAGCCATGGCAGGGACTTATTACCTGATGGTGAACAAACCCGCCCTGTGGGGATGA
- a CDS encoding MHYT domain-containing protein — MSTVVNTSYNMELVVLSYAISMLGAFMALLSARRLMPENYDPQTYRMALISSGLALGGIGVWAMHFIAMLAVRMDLGIGYSIWETIVSLIAAVAISAFAFHIVARDPRSFKRLLLAGAILGMGAVVMHYLGMYGMRFGGYFQWDYTRVALSVLIAFVAATAALWLAFNTAQISLRVMAAAIMAIAVSAMHYMGMSAAEFICTAPAEKRLAIPSGPDVVSALGLPIVVIALVFGLSLYLLQDLLRAWFQHQDRKASNNAA; from the coding sequence ATGAGTACCGTGGTCAACACCAGCTACAACATGGAACTTGTTGTGCTGTCATATGCAATCTCAATGCTTGGCGCCTTTATGGCGCTACTCTCCGCTCGGCGGTTGATGCCTGAGAATTACGATCCGCAAACCTATCGGATGGCGCTCATCAGCTCCGGGCTTGCACTGGGCGGTATCGGCGTTTGGGCCATGCACTTTATTGCTATGCTCGCCGTGCGCATGGATTTGGGAATCGGTTACTCCATCTGGGAAACAATCGTCTCCCTCATCGCCGCTGTTGCAATTTCTGCCTTTGCCTTTCATATTGTCGCCCGCGACCCGCGCAGCTTTAAACGACTGCTGCTCGCTGGCGCCATATTAGGAATGGGCGCCGTTGTCATGCACTACTTGGGCATGTACGGCATGCGTTTTGGCGGCTACTTTCAGTGGGATTACACCCGCGTTGCGCTCTCGGTTTTGATAGCGTTTGTTGCGGCTACTGCGGCACTTTGGCTGGCTTTTAACACTGCACAGATCAGCTTGCGCGTTATGGCAGCCGCCATCATGGCCATCGCGGTCTCGGCCATGCACTACATGGGCATGAGCGCTGCGGAATTCATCTGCACTGCGCCAGCAGAAAAACGCCTCGCAATTCCCTCGGGCCCTGATGTGGTCAGCGCACTGGGCCTGCCAATCGTTGTTATCGCTCTGGTCTTTGGCCTTAGCCTGTACCTGTTGCAAGATCTGCTGCGCGCTTGGTTTCAGCATCAAGACCGCAAAGCGTCGAACAACGCGGCTTGA
- a CDS encoding Lrp/AsnC ligand binding domain-containing protein, with amino-acid sequence MNDVLEVDIDRIDRKILEILQTDGRISNLRLADQVALSPTAVQARVARLTRDGYILGYEARLNPQKLGVGMTVFVEVLLDRTAAHVFDEFKAAVLAYPAIMECHMVAGGFDYLLKTRMADMAAYREFAGRVLWQLPGVRETRTYAVMEEVKDDARLPL; translated from the coding sequence ATGAATGATGTTTTAGAAGTGGATATCGATAGGATCGATCGAAAAATACTGGAAATTCTGCAAACAGACGGGCGCATCTCTAATCTGCGCTTGGCCGACCAAGTAGCACTATCGCCCACGGCTGTGCAGGCGCGGGTGGCCCGGTTGACGCGAGACGGCTATATCTTGGGTTACGAGGCACGCCTGAACCCCCAAAAGCTAGGCGTTGGCATGACGGTGTTTGTGGAGGTGCTGCTCGATCGCACAGCCGCTCATGTGTTCGATGAGTTCAAGGCTGCGGTGCTGGCTTACCCGGCCATCATGGAGTGCCATATGGTGGCGGGCGGGTTTGACTATTTGCTCAAGACCCGCATGGCGGATATGGCTGCTTACCGAGAGTTTGCCGGCCGGGTGCTGTGGCAGCTACCCGGCGTGCGAGAGACGCGCACCTATGCGGTGATGGAAGAGGTCAAGGATGATGCGCGGCTACCGCTGTAA
- the putA gene encoding trifunctional transcriptional regulator/proline dehydrogenase/L-glutamate gamma-semialdehyde dehydrogenase, translating into MTTFTALPDSSRPADDLRQAITAATRIAEPEAVTKLLPAATLPPAVAAQVAAHAQTLVEQLRAQPSSKGRQGLVQGLLQEFSLSSQEGVALMCLAEALLRIPDAATRDALIRDKLRGGDWQAHLGKSPSVFVNAAAWGLVVTGKLVDTHSESGLFSALKRITARGGEPLVRKGVDMAMRLMGEQFVMGETIGQALVRARDLEPKGFRYSYDMLGEAAITAQDAQRYLQSYVDAIDAIGKASAGRGVYEGPGISIKLSALHPRYSRAQQQRVMQELLPRVLQLCELARSYDIGLNIDAEEADRLELSLDLLEQLAHAPSLANWNGLGFVIQAYQKRCPYVIDYLIDLARRSQRRLMVRLVKGAYWDSEIKRAQIEGLSDYPVYTRKHHTDVAYLACARKLLAAPLAIYPQFATHNAQTVASIEALAKPQPYETGRYEFQCLHGMGEPLYRHVVEEGKPENRRPCRIYAPVGTHETLLAYLVRRLLENGANSSFVHRIADPDWPISDLIAAPADLTRTASQSDPKSEREGPQNIGLPHPHIALPSQLLGQQRTNSAGLDLSDERVLQALSCHLNPSRGEPAKEHKDHKQPKDGFTITNPANHLQWLGHVPDVTPAQVHQAVQRAEQAQPSWNATPAELRAQLLETAADSYQSQMQPLMALLMQEAGKTAANAVAEVREAVDFLRYYAGQIRRQAESGLLAPGIGPVVCISPWNFPLAIFTGQIAAALAAGCVVLAKPAEQTPLIAQQAVRLLHQAGIAPEVLQLLPGRGETVGAQLVADARVAGVLFTGSTEVARLLNQQTAARLRADGQPVVLVAETGGQNAMLVDSSALVEQAVQDIVASAFDSAGQRCSALRLLCVQNDCADRLLHMLRGAMHELRCGNPAELATDVGPVIDAQAKAGLEKHIHHLQAQGLSVEQSPLSSITAAQGHFVPPTLIELPDLHHLKREVFGPVLHVLRYKRQELPELMQRINALGYGLTMGLHTRIDETVQHVANSAHVGNLYVNRNMVGAVVGVQPFGGEGLSGTGPKAGGPLYVPRLQQACSSPVRLLQQILQDSGPEQEASSHTSHPTTTAINAAVDALEHLSHWARQLSEPTVATQCEQLKACLPALWSPRLLPGPTGERNFYRLTGKHHTLCVAQNDQTLLLQCAAVLASSSKVIWVHSALTASLLKKLPEPLQHHIKLLSADISVEEIAETEAIDSALLHCDDAQFLQWSQALARRPGPLVLPERCPTGQPVRLERLWHERALSHNTAAAGGNAALMTLE; encoded by the coding sequence ATGACAACCTTCACCGCACTGCCAGACTCCAGCCGCCCGGCCGATGATCTGCGCCAAGCCATCACCGCTGCAACTCGCATCGCCGAGCCAGAGGCTGTTACCAAACTGCTGCCTGCGGCCACGTTGCCACCCGCTGTTGCCGCTCAAGTGGCAGCCCACGCCCAAACACTGGTCGAGCAACTGCGCGCCCAGCCTTCGAGTAAAGGCAGACAGGGCTTGGTGCAAGGGCTGCTGCAGGAGTTCTCACTGTCCTCACAAGAAGGCGTAGCGCTGATGTGCTTGGCCGAGGCGCTGCTGCGCATCCCCGACGCCGCCACGCGCGATGCGCTCATTCGCGACAAGCTGCGCGGTGGAGACTGGCAAGCCCACCTGGGCAAGAGCCCATCCGTCTTCGTCAACGCTGCCGCTTGGGGGCTGGTGGTTACCGGCAAGCTCGTCGATACGCACAGCGAATCTGGACTGTTCTCAGCCCTCAAACGCATTACCGCCCGAGGTGGCGAGCCTCTGGTGCGCAAAGGCGTGGACATGGCGATGCGCCTGATGGGCGAGCAGTTTGTGATGGGCGAGACCATTGGCCAAGCTCTGGTGCGTGCCCGCGATCTCGAACCCAAAGGCTTTCGCTACTCCTACGACATGCTGGGCGAGGCCGCAATCACCGCGCAAGATGCCCAGCGCTATCTGCAATCCTATGTGGATGCCATTGACGCCATTGGCAAAGCATCGGCTGGCCGAGGCGTTTACGAAGGGCCAGGCATCTCCATCAAGCTCAGCGCCCTGCACCCGCGCTACAGCCGTGCGCAGCAGCAACGGGTAATGCAAGAGTTGCTGCCCCGTGTGCTGCAGTTGTGCGAGTTAGCACGCAGCTACGACATTGGCCTGAACATTGATGCTGAAGAAGCCGACCGGCTGGAACTCTCACTAGACCTGCTCGAGCAGCTAGCGCACGCGCCCAGCTTGGCCAACTGGAATGGTCTAGGCTTTGTGATTCAAGCCTATCAAAAGCGCTGCCCGTATGTGATTGACTACCTAATCGATTTAGCCCGCCGCAGCCAGCGCCGGCTAATGGTGCGCTTGGTCAAAGGCGCTTACTGGGACAGTGAAATCAAACGCGCCCAGATCGAAGGCCTGAGCGACTATCCCGTTTACACCCGCAAGCACCACACCGATGTGGCATACCTTGCCTGCGCCCGCAAGCTGCTGGCCGCGCCCCTTGCGATTTACCCGCAGTTTGCCACTCACAACGCCCAAACCGTGGCCAGCATCGAAGCCTTGGCCAAGCCACAGCCCTACGAGACTGGGCGCTATGAATTTCAATGCCTGCACGGCATGGGCGAGCCGCTGTATCGCCATGTGGTTGAAGAAGGTAAACCAGAAAACCGCCGCCCCTGTCGCATCTACGCCCCCGTGGGCACGCATGAGACGCTGCTGGCCTATTTGGTGCGACGCTTGCTGGAAAACGGGGCCAACAGCTCCTTCGTACACCGCATTGCTGACCCGGACTGGCCTATTTCAGATTTGATAGCAGCCCCTGCAGATCTGACAAGGACTGCGAGCCAGAGTGACCCAAAATCTGAGCGCGAAGGGCCTCAAAACATCGGCCTGCCCCATCCACATATCGCACTGCCCAGCCAACTACTGGGGCAGCAGCGCACCAACTCTGCTGGTTTGGATCTGAGCGACGAACGCGTGCTGCAGGCACTCTCCTGCCACCTCAACCCTAGCCGAGGTGAGCCAGCCAAAGAACACAAAGATCACAAACAGCCCAAAGACGGCTTCACCATCACCAACCCCGCCAACCATCTGCAATGGTTAGGTCATGTGCCAGACGTTACGCCTGCACAGGTGCATCAAGCCGTGCAACGTGCCGAGCAGGCCCAGCCAAGCTGGAACGCCACTCCCGCCGAGCTGCGCGCGCAACTACTGGAAACGGCTGCCGACAGCTACCAAAGCCAAATGCAGCCGCTGATGGCGCTGCTGATGCAAGAGGCCGGCAAGACCGCCGCCAATGCCGTGGCCGAGGTGCGCGAAGCCGTGGACTTTTTGCGCTACTACGCAGGGCAAATACGCCGACAGGCCGAGTCTGGCCTGCTCGCACCCGGCATCGGCCCTGTGGTTTGCATCAGCCCTTGGAATTTTCCGCTGGCGATTTTCACTGGCCAGATTGCCGCCGCCCTTGCCGCTGGCTGCGTGGTGCTGGCCAAACCGGCAGAGCAAACCCCGCTGATCGCGCAGCAAGCGGTACGCCTGCTGCACCAAGCCGGTATTGCGCCAGAGGTGCTTCAACTGCTGCCCGGGCGCGGCGAAACCGTGGGTGCGCAGCTAGTCGCCGATGCCCGCGTGGCCGGGGTGCTGTTTACCGGCTCCACCGAAGTAGCGCGGCTTTTAAACCAGCAAACCGCCGCCCGCCTGCGCGCTGACGGCCAGCCCGTGGTGCTGGTAGCCGAGACCGGCGGCCAAAACGCCATGCTGGTGGACTCCTCCGCCCTCGTCGAGCAAGCCGTGCAAGACATTGTGGCATCGGCCTTTGACAGTGCGGGCCAGCGCTGCTCGGCCCTGCGCCTGCTGTGCGTGCAAAACGACTGCGCCGACCGCCTGCTGCACATGCTGCGCGGCGCCATGCATGAGCTGCGCTGCGGCAACCCCGCCGAGCTAGCCACCGATGTGGGCCCCGTGATTGATGCCCAAGCTAAGGCGGGCCTGGAAAAACATATCCACCATCTCCAAGCCCAAGGTTTGAGCGTTGAGCAGTCGCCGCTGTCATCCATCACCGCAGCGCAAGGCCACTTTGTGCCCCCCACGCTCATTGAGTTGCCCGACCTACACCACCTCAAACGCGAAGTCTTTGGCCCTGTGCTGCATGTGCTGCGCTACAAAAGGCAAGAGCTGCCAGAGCTGATGCAGCGCATCAACGCCTTGGGTTATGGCCTGACCATGGGCCTGCACACCCGCATTGATGAAACGGTGCAGCATGTGGCAAACAGCGCCCATGTCGGCAACCTGTACGTCAACCGCAACATGGTGGGCGCCGTGGTGGGGGTGCAGCCTTTTGGCGGCGAAGGGCTGTCCGGCACCGGCCCCAAGGCAGGTGGACCACTTTATGTGCCGCGCCTGCAACAAGCCTGCTCATCACCCGTGCGCCTGCTCCAGCAAATACTGCAAGATTCTGGCCCTGAGCAAGAGGCAAGCAGCCACACAAGCCACCCCACAACCACCGCCATCAACGCAGCAGTTGATGCCCTTGAACACCTGAGCCACTGGGCCAGACAGTTAAGTGAGCCCACCGTAGCAACCCAATGCGAGCAATTAAAGGCATGCCTGCCCGCGTTGTGGAGCCCGCGCCTGTTGCCCGGCCCCACGGGGGAGCGCAACTTCTACCGCCTCACAGGCAAACACCACACGCTGTGCGTGGCACAAAATGATCAAACTTTGCTGCTGCAATGTGCGGCCGTGCTGGCCAGTAGCTCCAAAGTTATATGGGTGCATAGCGCTCTTACCGCATCGCTGCTGAAGAAGCTGCCCGAGCCTTTGCAGCACCATATCAAGCTGCTCAGTGCCGATATCAGTGTTGAAGAAATTGCCGAAACCGAAGCTATCGATTCGGCCTTGCTGCACTGTGATGACGCGCAGTTTTTGCAATGGTCGCAAGCCTTGGCACGTCGCCCCGGCCCGCTGGTACTGCCCGAGCGTTGCCCAACGGGCCAGCCCGTGCGCCTAGAGCGGCTTTGGCATGAGCGTGCCCTGTCACACAACACAGCTGCGGCAGGGGGCAATGCGGCGTTGATGACGCTGGAGTAG
- a CDS encoding GreA/GreB family elongation factor, with translation MDKLLLQKQVLQRLTEDLEQVEQAARAAHETATHEENIAENKYDTLGLEAAYLATGQARRAQAIAQSIAQWRQFRPHAYDASKGIQLAALVCLVDESGQQQQLFLGPSGASMKLINGAEIIQVISSDAPLGNAMLGKCEGDEIAIQVAQMRQHFEVLRVD, from the coding sequence ATGGATAAATTGTTGCTGCAAAAGCAGGTGCTGCAGAGGCTTACCGAGGACCTAGAGCAAGTCGAGCAAGCAGCGCGGGCAGCGCATGAGACGGCGACTCATGAAGAGAACATCGCCGAAAACAAATACGACACCTTGGGCCTCGAAGCCGCCTACCTCGCCACAGGCCAAGCGCGCCGCGCCCAAGCGATTGCTCAGTCAATCGCCCAATGGCGCCAGTTCCGCCCGCACGCCTATGACGCCAGCAAAGGTATACAGCTGGCCGCACTGGTCTGCTTGGTGGATGAAAGCGGCCAGCAGCAACAGCTCTTTTTAGGCCCTAGTGGGGCGAGCATGAAGCTGATCAACGGCGCTGAAATTATTCAGGTCATCAGCAGTGATGCCCCCTTGGGCAATGCCATGCTGGGTAAGTGCGAGGGTGATGAGATCGCGATACAGGTCGCTCAAATGCGTCAGCATTTTGAAGTGCTGCGGGTGGACTAA
- a CDS encoding molybdopterin-binding protein, which translates to MSIQAINVRNQFKGKVKEIIRGDVVSEVDVETPWGVVTSVITTRSVNDLGLEVGSEVVALVKSTEVSIAKL; encoded by the coding sequence ATGTCTATTCAAGCTATCAATGTGCGCAACCAGTTCAAGGGTAAAGTCAAAGAAATCATCCGCGGTGATGTGGTCTCCGAAGTGGATGTGGAAACGCCTTGGGGCGTCGTGACCTCGGTTATCACCACACGTTCGGTGAATGACTTGGGCTTAGAGGTCGGCTCGGAAGTCGTGGCGCTGGTCAAATCTACAGAGGTCTCTATCGCCAAGCTGTAA